Within the Epinephelus lanceolatus isolate andai-2023 chromosome 9, ASM4190304v1, whole genome shotgun sequence genome, the region caggtttgttggacccatcgaCTACCCCTTCCAACCAACCTAGCctaccctactcggactttcgccaccttaacttttgttatTGTCCCATCGTGTTTCTCCCTGATGCCACAGAGCGCCATTAAACGATAATGGTAACTGGCTGCATATCacgccaacgttaaaggacggattttcgtcagtgtctggcaagtcattgcccaagtgctggatttcgacgactctGGAGTGAGTCCGGGTTGAAAACTCTCCTATTAAAATGGTGAATCATCGTTTTTACACTACAATTTTCATATAGATTAAATAAATGAGACATAATGTGTCAATAAATGAGTTTCAGAAGTGCTGGTAGGtgcattttttttaccattagacagagccaggctacaTATTTACTTTATGAATATAAGAGTAGTATCCTCTCAAGACagcaaataaacatatttcatctgtccaactattcctttaagtaaaagtagtgcTAATTTAATCTGTCACAAGTAAACATCCTGCATTTAAAACTttgcttaagtaaaagtacaggcATACTATCAGCAAAGTCTACATAAAGTACGGAAAGTGAGGGTAGTCATTTTGGAAAATGCCACATTAAAAAAGGGGTCATGGTTAGAGCTAGTACAAGCGAAAAGGGTTGAGTGAGTAAAAATTAGGTGTAAGTCAGTAAGTCAGTGTTTTCCTTTAAAATTgtagtgaaagtaaaagtagcagAAACAGGTAACTCTCAGCTCAGTATAAGCAGCTCAAAATAGCATGCAAGCACAGTACTTGATTACTTTCCTCCACTGGTTGTAAACACTATTTGAGGATACAAAAACAATAGGCCAGCACTATCCAcctattatttttctttctctgccaGAACTCCTTTGTTAGATGACTAATTTTCGTAGACTGCCGAGTTGTAGGGCTACACGTAATCATGAATGAATGTGCAGGCATTCAGATATACATAGACACAcgcccttctctccctcctcctatCCTTgttttcctcctttcctctttgtcttcccccctctctctctcactccccaacgcacacacacacacacacacaagaaaaacagaaagagagaggaagcaaCATCGAGACAGGGCCAGGAGGAGAACAGGGAAGGGCAACTCCTGCGCTGTCCTTCCTCTGCATTCTTTTTTATTAGGGTGGTCCTTTCCttcaggaggagagagggactGTAAACTGTCCAAGAGGACCGTGAGAAAACAGGAAGCTCcctccagcagcagagaaagcGAGATGAAATCTATTTGAGGGCCCTGTTCTCCGGGGAGGCTGGGGGGCCATTGTTAGAGAGGCAGTTTGTGTGGCGATATCCTTCCTATGGACAAGGAGGCTCTTACTGCCAAAAGCCTCTCTGCTATCTGGTCATCGTCTCAGTCCTAAACACCAAGGTCAAAGCGCACACTCCAGAAAAGTGGAGAATTCCTTTAATAGCAGCTGCCACTGAATATTAAAGGTTTGGGTCTTGGCTGCCATTATCAATAAATATACATTGGTTAATTTAGTTTACAATAAAAGCAAGTCCTGAAGCCTTAATCAGACAGGAGAgaatattaaagggatagttggACAATATGTAAAATACATTCAATTGCTTTCTTTCCaagagtgagatgagaagatcaatacctcTATCGTGTCTGACATTAAGTATGAAGATAAAGTCAGCAGCCctttagcttagcacaaagactggaaaccggtaacaaaatctgccacaaaaccatttgtgtttttgcatcagttAAACAATTCaaatataatgtgttaattagtgatcTTTAGAGGTGGTGCAAGGTATATTTTATACCTATGGACAGATCCAAGCCAGCAGTTTcaccttgtttccagtctttgtgctacgCTAAGCTAACTATGTGTGCTAACTATTCCTTTACCATAGACTATATAAAGTGGATGTAGCCACTGCGATGTCACCCGTAAGTTTGGGGACTACCATTGTAAAGCCTTGAGTCTGGCATTTTGGCTATCGCCATCATCATACTcggaaccagaagtgaccagATTTGGACAAGAGAGTGGAgttgtggaggagcgagggatggATTGGACTGACAACCCGAGGACACAACAATGGTAGCGATGTGTCAATCACAAGGAAGCCCTAAACCTAAATCTGCTTTATTGTCTTTCATTCTAGatgggaccataatttacaaaatgaacgccatgctgtattgaagaagacttgaaatTAGCGtttgagaccataaactcattagTGAAATTTTTAGGTAGATATATCATGCAAGAGGTGGGGTaattttctcagtggagtcggCCCCTGCTGACCTATAAAATGCAGGTTTGAGGCACTTGTGCAtttgcttcacttttcagacccaAAGGCTATATGTTCAATTCTTGTATGCAATCTATGTCCTTTACTCAGTTAACAAAAGAGGAATTAAAGGCCAAAACGCTATGCAAAAAGTCATACATGCCATGGTTTATTTGACCAACCTTGCATTTATAGGGCTTGATGTCCGAGTGGACGATCATGTGAGCCTTGAGAGTCTGTTTTTGGACGAAACTCTTGAAGCACATGTGGCACTGGTAGGCCCGTATGTTGGTGTGGATGAGGACGTGGCGCTTCATGTTGGCCAACAGGGTGAACTCACGACCACAGATGCGACACTTGTGCTCCTTCACCCCCTGAAGAACGAGAGAATGTGGAAGTAGCGGTGTGAGAAATGTGGCAAACAGAccagtgtgtctgtctgctgagaACTTTAGGTTAGTTTAACCTCTAAAATCTCACTGATCTTTAGGTTACCATCTTTTTGTGTCCCAACACTAAAGCTACTAAAAGTCGAATAAAAGATTAAAACTGGATGTTAAGAGGTTAAAAATAGCTCCAGGAGCCAGAATTTAAGGGGAAATTGCTTTGAGACAGCTGCCAAAACAACCTGTTAGGCTAGTGTCCAAACTCTCTCAGCCATCTTCACTGTCCAAAAATGTGCACTAGGAATAATGGAAATATCTTGATGTGACAGCAAAATTGATAACTCTGTTTGATGCCAAAAAAACATGCTTGAGCTTCCAACccctgtcaaaaaaaaagaacattgaaAAAATGCTGTCTTTTCTCGCTGTTCTCCTAATTAAACCTACTTTATGGGTGAGCGTGTGCTGTTTCAGATGGTGCGACTGGATGAACTCCATCCCACACTCGCTGCAGATGTACGGTctgatgtctttgtgtttcatcATGTGGTTCTGAAGCTGGCTCGGATACTGGAAAGTCTTCTGGCACTCTGCGCACCTGCGGGAACAGTATGTATACAGTTCATCTCTTTATGGAGCCAAATGGAGAACTGAAACATTAAAGcagtagttcaacattttgggaaatgtacTTCGCTTTCATGTGGAGTTAGACGTGAAGATCAATACCACACTCTTGTTTGTTCAATAAATAGGAAGCTAAAGCAGGCAATCATTTGGCTTTGCTGTTTccatctttatgctaagctaagctaactgcagCTTCATGTTTAGAGCACAGACATGAGAATGGTCTCAATCTTTTCATTTAACTTTCAACAAGAAAATGAATAGGGGTCCGACTAttgcttaaaggaacagtgcgtaagatttagggggaattAGTGgtgtctagtggtgaggattgcagacttTATCTTAATTttatctctgataacttaagatccagacatttaggaggtttttactatAAGCCACATTattcgcagaggtctcttcctcttcaaaacaaacagaccaagtgattaaaactggtaaaagcactgaataaagcaatttcactttaaaaaaatcagtgtttttccgacgTTCTTGTCATGgaagggctgctaactatggtagCCAACATGAAAAGGCTAGAACGTGAGAACTCGAGAGCGTGAATGGCCTTATCAAGAGCCAGTCCTTGCCTTGGTAGGTCcattcttggctactgtagtAACATGGCGGTGGAACATGGCATAAACAAgaacccgctccctatgtagatagaaacagctcattctaagttttcaggtgattatacacttaagaaaaGATACTTAGATTATCCTCCATTTCCgctaatatatccccctaaatgctacacactggacctttaaaataaaCTATCACTAAGATAACTTAAGCAAAGAAGAACTCACCTGTATAGGGTGGGGCCACGGTGGGCGGTCAGGTGCCTCTTCAGCTGTGCCAGCGTGGGGAAATCTAGACCACACTCCACACATACGTTCTCCTGTCCTTTCTCATGCTTCAGCTCATGGGCACGAAGCTCACTGGGGTAAGCAAAACCTCtgccacacacactgcagctggaCGAGAGGATAAAGTGTGTAAGAGATTAGAATAAAAAATGAGGATAGTTGAAAGTAAAAAGAACTGGTTATAAAACATCTACCTGTATGGCTTAACGTCACTGTGCTGCATCATGTGCCTCTTCAGGTGGCTGGTCTGAGTGAAGGCCTTGTGGCACACTTGGCACTTGTGTGGCCTCATGCCCTGGTGGgtgagcaggtgtgtgtgcaggtggctCAGCTGCTTGAACAGCTTCCCACACAGGTGGCATCCATGCGGCTTGATGCCGTTGTGCCCCAGGATGTGCGTGACCAGGTTATACTTGGAGGTGTAGGACTTCTCACACATACGACACTTCCACCTTTTCTGGTCTCCACCTACGTCTACATAATAACTGTCATCCACATGGATGTTTAGACCTAGTTTCTCAGCGCTTGTCGTCCCACTGCGAGGAGGTCCCTCACGGCTGCGATGAGCAGGGCGAAGCTCCTCTCTTGGGTAGAAAGAACCAGGGGAGAGGTGCATGACGGGGCCAGGCATGAAGAAGGGGTATGGGAGGAGGCTGTGGTGCAGAGGTGGGAAGTaaggagggtggaggaggagaggagagggaggccaAACTGGGGAAGGACTGAGAGGCTCCTGCTTCACCTGCACAGGTAGATTCATACCTGGTGATCTGGGGTGAAGCTGCAGTCTGTTCAGCTCAATCATACCAGGGATGGGTTTAGGAGACGGGGAGGGAATGGGGCGAGGTGGGAGGGAAAAGGGGATGTGGGAGAGGTGCACCGTCTTCTTACTGCTGCTCTCATCTGCCTCCTCTGCTCCCCCATCAGGAGATTCACCTCCCTGGGCGTCCATTTTGAAAGGAGTTCTTTTGCGTTTTTGGGATCCTTCCTTTTGAGCATAACCGGGGCTGAGCATGGGAAAGAAAGCAGGGGGGCTGAACGCACTGTAGGTGTCTCTGCTGGGTGATATGCTGGGGTATCGAGGAGGGGAGAATTTTGGGGGCTTAATGTAGAGTGGAGGTGGGCTTAGATAGAAACTGTGCTGAGATGCTTGTCTTAGCTGATCTCTGAGAGGAGGGCTTCTTGCTGGTGAGAAATTCACTCCGTCTGTTTCCATCTTCTTGCTGCGTTAAAGAGAGTATAAGAAGTGGTTACAGTGGTGGAGGCAGTATTTAGATCCTTAACTAAAGTAAGCAAGGCAATACaacattttactgtttactggattatcttattttatctaaTCTTATTTTATCAGTAttagcagcaaaatgtacttaaagtatcaaaagtaaggTGCTATTTCTGCAGGAAAAAAAGCCCCCGTGGTTGATGTATTTTATAAAATATTGCATTTATAATTGTTTATACAGATGCTTCAATGCACAAACAGCTGGTGATGATGGATCTAGTTTTTAACTCTTTCACAGACAGTTAGGCAATGTAGTCTTGTCTTTCCCAACCTATAGGGGTCGAGGCCCCTTCAAAGAGTCATAAGATGAATCTAGCAGCTGATAATGAGATGAGGTGATTAATggatcaaaaaagaaaaacaaatttctgCTACCcaaatttgtatttaatttgtattttgttgtttagACTTTGGACTGaatctttgttttttggtgaaatattaactcattctcactcccaacctgTCAAATAAGGATGCTCGGTCAGGGGCCCCTTGGCATTAGATATTAACGCACAGAGGCAGTATCAGACGCAATGGGTGGCAGCTTTCACTGAGGAGCCTGCTGTACGTGTCCcgtatgaaaccaaaagtcaatcaggttattttaataacagcatggtgtgctagtatgtgtagcatactatgctagtGATGTATGTCATGCAACATTAGTAACAaatcatgcttttgttgcctaaacctaaaaaaGTAAACCTACACATGAAGTGTTTAACCTATGTTCTCAGTTTCTTTTGAAAAGGGACTGCATGCATTTAACAAGTGGAAATTGCACAAGTTTATATTGAAAAGGCACAGTGCCTGTAATGAGCGTGAATTGACACCCCATCCCAGAGCATCCAAAACCGACACTGGAGGGGTACCCTGGGCATCATTGTTTGATGTGTAGGGCCACAAGAGTCGATATTTGAAGAGGGAGTCAGAATGTGTTGCAAATATTGGATACTTTTACTGTTTTGGGTCttgaacatttatttaaattaaagcaCCTGAGGAGTTTTTAAAGGGGAAATGTTTCTTTGGTAAGACTGCTAAAACACAACAAGGGGTCCCTCTTTGGTTACAAGAAGAGTTAGGAATCCCTGGTTTACATCGTAAATGTTAAGATCCTCATATGCCTTAttatgttaaatcttaatctgaaaagtaacctTTGCTGTCAAAGCTTTGGACAAAAGTTCATCCAGTGACTGCTTGTCTGGTTTCTATTTATGATATGAAACTGTTCCTCTAAAGGTTCCTGTGGAAGGTGTGTAACCGGACACCCACACCTTTCAGTGTTCAACGTGAAACCTTtcacttctttctttctcacagATCTCCCCCTCTCCTGAAAGTAGGAAGTTATCTGTGAAATGTTCACCTCTACCTCCCGCACACTTTTCGCTTCtccatgtctttttttctctcctctgttcatctttttgtttttttgcactgaTAGCTAGGAAGAACTTCCCCTTTTCTCCTCCGCTGATAGTGCTACGTGATGTTTGAATCTGTATCTCTGCGAGCAGCCCAAAGTCTGAGGGAGATTAAATAACTGATAAGCTTAAAACTGTGATATGTTGAGATGTCTTGTAGCTATAAACAACATGCCTACTGCAGTCTTTGTGCATAATTTAGTGAAGATGATGGTCATGGGTGAAAAGATGATGATACTCAGAGGGGAACTGTCTTACTTCTGCGTGACATCTAAATGTGCTTAGCACTATTGTGCATATCTATTCTATTCCTGTAAATAGCTCAGTGATTATCAGTGAGAACTGCTGAGATCCATATCAATCCACTGTAGCATGACCACTATAGTTCTACTTTACTGTCTGCTAAAGCTGCAAGTCATGATTAGTTTCACTGTCAATTATTTTCTGAATTAATCAATGAGTTTtttcataaaatatgaaaaaaatatttaaaaaatgtcaataaCTGTTTCCCAAAGCATAAGTTGACGTCttcaaacccaaagatattcagtttactgtcagagaggagtaaagaaaccagaaaatgttcacatttaaaaagctggaGTCAGAGATGTTTGACTGTGTTTTGACTTAAAAGTTACTTTAAccaattaattgattattaaataagtttgtgatttatttaatacttGGCAGCTAACTgattaatcgttgcagctcAATCGTCTGCTGCTCCTGTTGGCTATTGCAGATGCTGCAGCTACTCATTCTTTATAGtaacaaacataaaatacacatattACCACTTGTAGGACTGCAATTAAAGATAATTTCATTGTTGAGTAATCTGTTGATCATTTTcctgattaactgattagttgtttggtctctaaaatgtcaaaaaatgctgaaaaacttCAATCTGTGTTTCTCAAAGCCTAAGATGACGTCCCcagatgtcttgttttctcCACAACCTCAGTTTACCGTCATAGCAGAGTAAAGAAattagaaaatattcacatttaagaagctggaatgttttacttttttttaataaattattcAAACCAATGAACTGATTGTCAAATAAATTGGCCATTAGTTGACAATAAATTGATGAATTGTTGCAGCTATTTTGCCGGTTACATGTTTTATCCCTGCTAAAAGTAGAAGAAAAGAACCAAATTTTGATAATCTAATAGCTGCAATACAGAATATTTAGGTATTTTCGTTGAAAAATGTCTTACTCCATGACCAGAATACATCATTTTCTGTCGAGTGACTGTCTATTTTAGCTCCTAACATCCAGACTC harbors:
- the znf366 gene encoding uncharacterized protein znf366, with protein sequence METDGVNFSPARSPPLRDQLRQASQHSFYLSPPPLYIKPPKFSPPRYPSISPSRDTYSAFSPPAFFPMLSPGYAQKEGSQKRKRTPFKMDAQGGESPDGGAEEADESSSKKTVHLSHIPFSLPPRPIPSPSPKPIPGMIELNRLQLHPRSPGMNLPVQVKQEPLSPSPVWPPSPLLLHPPYFPPLHHSLLPYPFFMPGPVMHLSPGSFYPREELRPAHRSREGPPRSGTTSAEKLGLNIHVDDSYYVDVGGDQKRWKCRMCEKSYTSKYNLVTHILGHNGIKPHGCHLCGKLFKQLSHLHTHLLTHQGMRPHKCQVCHKAFTQTSHLKRHMMQHSDVKPYSCSVCGRGFAYPSELRAHELKHEKGQENVCVECGLDFPTLAQLKRHLTAHRGPTLYRCAECQKTFQYPSQLQNHMMKHKDIRPYICSECGMEFIQSHHLKQHTLTHKGVKEHKCRICGREFTLLANMKRHVLIHTNIRAYQCHMCFKSFVQKQTLKAHMIVHSDIKPYKCKLCGKEFNRMHNLMGHMHLHSDSKPFKCLYCPSKFTLKGNLTRHMKVKHGVMDRGLDERLFRQRGRFCLSTPMGLLTRFSQEEPFDLSQKPPGLPSLRLSQSDGESVPGSSCQEEDEESLYRRSQYSPEVDQHEPAGEDQYIPELEERQQGSPADHKTGEKQKEMYQHSLDEQRESAAEGGDQADLLQSEETSEMAYESDLELGDQVYHHETGRRQMYDYDSDSELEDDHQELDEPEQSEQQMDGFSDTAIDIAGRNQNRSEKGEIVRRLRTSEFMGVTGPQDEEKDKVDEE